One window of the Perca flavescens isolate YP-PL-M2 chromosome 5, PFLA_1.0, whole genome shotgun sequence genome contains the following:
- the ch25hl3 gene encoding cholesterol 25-hydroxylase-like protein, with the protein MRVPCAGHGEVRTAPLLQGLWESVRAGREEVLLSPYLPALYGFVTHVLLCAPFLALDALGSVCRRVRSWRITAGSGPPPPLRRWVGCFWRVLYRYLTTVLPATALFHTVRSPAVPELAPSCWQFFVEVFACLLLFDTLFFMWHVCMHRFPWLYRNIHQLHHRHHIPFALAAQDSNSGELLSLLLLALSSAWVLGCHPLSEAFFHLINSWLAVEAHCGYDLPLALHRLLPGLGGAPCHQAHHTLLSVNYAPYFTHWDLLFGTFRAPVKRSHPE; encoded by the exons ATGAGGGTGCCCTGCGCAGGGCATGGAGAGGTGCGCACTGCGCCTCTCCTCCAGGGGCTGTGGGAGAGCGTGAGAGCGGGCCGGGAGGAGGTCCTGCTCTCCCCTTACCTGCCCGCGCTCTACGGCTTCGTGACCCACGTGCTGCTCTGCGCACCTTTCCTCGCGCTGGACGCGCTGGGAAGCGTCTGCCGGCGGGTCCGCTCGTGGAGGATCACCGCAGGCTCGGGTCCGCCGCCGCCTCTCCGCCGCTGGGTTGGCTGTTTTTGGAGGGTGCTGTACCGATACCTGACCACCGTCCTCCCCGCCACCGCGCTGTTTCACACGGTGCGGAGCCCCGCAGTGCCGGAGCTGGCTCCATCCTGCTGGCAGTTCTTCGTGGAAGTCTTTGCGTGTTTACTGCTGTTTGACACGCTCTTCTTTATGTGGCACGTCTGCATGCACAG GTTTCCCTGGCTCTACCGCAACATCCACCAGCTGCACCACCGGCACCACATCCCCTTTGCTCTGGCTGCCCAGGACAGTAACTCGGGCGAGCTgctgtctctgctgctgctggctctgAGCAGCGCCTGGGTGCTGGGCTGCCACCCGCTGAGCGAAGCCTTCTTCCACCTCATCAACAGCTGGCTGGCGGTGGAGGCCCACTGCGGCTATGACCTGCCCCTGGCTCTGCATAGGCTGCTGCCCGGTCTGGGAGGAGCCCCCTGCCACCAAGCCCACCATACTCTCCTCAGCGTCAACTACGCCCCCTACTTCACCCACTGGGACCTCCTCTTTGGCACATTCCGTGCTCCGGTGAAGCGTTCACATCCGGAGTGA
- the bmp10 gene encoding bone morphogenetic protein 10, with translation MASIWVSKLGTICSSKTLLLLFPILLLQGLCGHSSPISNTHQRYRPAPGLGDGHGGVVDPSLLEQDNNMNMQSLLESLKEQFLRTFNLSGLSSPPLPPGSTREEPPEYMMELYNRFANDRTAMPNANIIRSFKNEDSSPSIVGVGGVRRHPLLFNVSVPHHERITAAELRLYTLVQTDRHLYAGVDRKVTIYEVESRVGDENVTAENPVRGDGFRGRGEQLELVELASRQVYGTDNGWQAFDLTAAVQRWRKSHHGTTHRLEVHIASIANEDNVQGITEENKDRNPPEGDMKIDTSPEEKHKPLLIVFSDDQSSDHRNDKRELNEMIDHETSNMILQDDLGMGLNGLWGEPGRDREEGDEEIEPDEEDLIQMRSNLIYDTASRIRRNAKGNHCKKQSMFVEFKDIGWDSWILAPTGYDAFECTGICSFPLTKHVTPTKHAIVQTLININSPQKASQACCVPTKLDPISLLYLDDTGVVTYKYKFEGMVVAECGCR, from the exons ATGGCGAGCATTTGGGTCTCTAAACTGGGAACCATCTGCAGCTCCAAGACTTTGCTCTTGCTGTTTCCTATCCTGCTGCTCCAGGGGCTCTGTGGACACAGCAGCCCAATCTCCAACACCCATCAGAGATATCGCCCCGCTCCGGGGCTGGGAGACGGGCACGGAGGGGTAGTGGATCCGTCACTGCTGGAGCAGGACAACAACATGAACATGCAGAGCCTGCTGGAGAGCCTGAAGGAACAGTTTCTACGGACTTTCAACCTGTCTGGCTTGAGTTCTCCTCCCCTGCCTCCTGGAAGCACACGAGAAGAGCCACCTGAGTACATGATGGAGCTCTACAACCGTTTCGCTAATGACCGCACGGCAATGCCCAACGCCAACATCATCCGCAGCTTCAAAAATGAAG ATTCATCTCCCAGTATTGTTGGTGTTGGAGGAGTGAGGCGTCACCcactcctctttaatgtgtCAGTCCCCCATCATGAACGCATCACAGCGGCCGAGCTTCGCCTCTACACCCTTGTCCAGACTGACCGCCACCTCTACGCTGGTGTCGACCGCAAGGTCACTATCTACGAGGTGGAATCGCGTGTCGGAGATGAGAACGTGACTGCTGAGAACCCTGTGAGAGGCGATGGAttcagagggagaggagagcagTTAGAGCTGGTGGAGTTGGCTTCCCGCCAGGTCTACGGCACTGATAACGGCTGGCAGGCCTTTGACCTCACTGCTGCTGTTCAACGCTGGCGCAAATCTCACCATGGGACCACGCACCGGTTGGAAGTGCACATTGCCAGCATTGCTAATGAAGATAATGTTCAAGGTATcacagaggaaaacaaagaCAGGAATCCACCTGAAGGGGACATGAAGATCGACACCAGCCCTGAGGAAAAACACAAACCCCTGCTGATTGTTTTCTCTGATGACCAAAGTAGTGATCACCGTAATGACAAGCGCGAGCTGAACGAGATGATTGACCACGAAACCTCTAACATGATTCTCCAGGACGACTTAGGGATGGGCCTGAATGGTCTGTGGGGGGAGCCGGGGAGGGacagggaggagggagatgaaGAAATAGAGCCGGATGAAGAGGACCTCATCCAAATGCGCTCCAATCTGATCTACGACACAGCATCCCGCATTCGTCGCAATGCCAAGGGAAACCACTGCAAGAAACAATCTATGTTCGTAGAGTTCAAGGACATTGGATGGGACAGTTGGATCCTGGCACCCACTGGTTACGATGCCTTTGAGTGCACTGGCATTTGTTCTTTCCCGCTGACGAAGCATGTCACACCCACCAAGCATGCCATTGTCCAGACATTGATCAACATCAACAGTCCTCAGAAGGCATCACAAGCCTGTTGTGTGCCTACAAAGCTGGACCCCATCTCCCTGCTGTACTTGGATGACACAGGCGTGGTCACCTACAAGTACAAGTTTGAAGGCATGGTAGTAGCTGAGTGTGGCTGCAGATAG